A window from Lepus europaeus isolate LE1 chromosome 20, mLepTim1.pri, whole genome shotgun sequence encodes these proteins:
- the RAB11B gene encoding ras-related protein Rab-11B — protein MGTRDDEYDYLFKVVLIGDSGVGKSNLLSRFTRNEFNLESKSTIGVEFATRSIQVDGKTIKAQIWDTAGQERYRAITSAYYRGAVGALLVYDIAKHLTYENVERWLKELRDHADSNIVIMLVGNKSDLRHLRAVPTDEARAFAEKNNLSFIETSALDSTNVEEAFKNILTEIYRIVSQKQIADRAAHDESPGNNVVDISVPPTTDGQKPSKLQCCQSL, from the exons ATGGGGACCCGGGACGACGAGTACGACTACCTATTCAAAG TGGTGCTCATCGGGGACTCAGGCGTGGGCAAGAGCAACCTACTGTCGCGCTTCACCCGTAACGAGTTCAACCTGGAGAGCAAGAGCACCATTGGCGTGGAGTTCGCCACCCGCAGCATCCAGGTGGACGGCAAGACCATCAAGGCGCAGATCTGGGACACCGCCGGCCAGGAGCGCTACCGCGCCATCACCTCCGC GTACTACCGCGGCGCAGTGGGCGCTCTGCTGGTGTACGACATCGCCAAGCACCTGACCTACGAGAACGTGGAGCGCTGGCTGAAGGAGCTGCGGGACCACGCCGACAGCAACATCGTCATCATGCTGGTCGGCAACAAGAGCGACCTGCGCCACCTGCGGGCCGTGCCCACCGATGAGGCCCGCGCCTTTGCAG AGAAGAACAACCTGTCCTTCATCGAGACCTCAGCCCTGGATTCCACCAACGTAGAGGAAGCATTCAAGAACATCCTCACAG aGATCTACCGCATTGTGTCACAGAAGCAGATCGCCGACCGCGCTGCGCACGACGAGTCCCCCGGCAACAACGTGGTGGACATCAGCGTGCCGCCCACCACCGACGGACAGAAGCCCAGCAAGCTGCAGTGCTGCCAGAGCCTGTGA